AGGTGGGCTCTTCGTTTTGGGGACTGGGCGTCACGACAGTCGAAGGATTGACAACCAATTACGGGGCCGATCTGGACGCCAAGGTGACGCAGGTTCCTCTCAATTCATGCTTTCCCTTGAAGACAATCTGCTCAGGGTATTCGGAGGTGAACGAATCTCCAAAATGATGGATCGGCTTCAAATTGATGAGGATGAGCAGATTGAGCATGTCTTCATTACCAAGGCCATTGGCAATGCCCAGAAAAAAGTGGAAGGATATCACTTTGACATCCGAAAACATGTTCTGCAGTTCGACGATGTGATGGAAAAGCAAAGATCCATCATTTACTCGCGCAGAAGGGAAATCCTGGGAGATTCAGTACAGGAATTGATGCTGGAAATGTCTAGTGATGTCGTGGATGAGTTATTTGATCAACACTGTAGTGAAAAGTACGTAGATCAGTGGGATGCATCAGGATTTAATCAGGCGTTCACCAATATTTTTGGCAAACTACCCAAGGAAAATTGGCACGAACAAGAGCTTGATGCTGAGGAATTCAGAGAACAGTTCCATCAGCAAGTGGAGGATCTTTACCGGGAAAAACTGACGTACTTCCACAACGAACTAGGGCAAAACCTTGCTGCTGAACAAGCCGCTGCTGGGGTTAACGAAGAAGACAAAGATCAGTCTGCTCGGTTTGATGCGATGGTGGTTGACCTTGAACGTCAGATTCTTCTCAAGATCAATGATGGACTCTGGAAAGATCACTTGCTTTCAATGGACCACCTCCGAGAGGGCATCAGCCTAGTTGGTTACGCTCAAAAGAAGCCTTTGGATGAATATAAGCGTCAGGCTTTCGACATGTTCTCAGACCTGATGGCTCGAATCAGCCGAGAAGCAGTCAGCCTCTTCTACAAAATTCAGGTTGGTCCAAGTCCAGTGCGGCCAATTCAGGAAACTATGCCCGAGCAAAAGATGACAATGGTGCATGGGGAAAGTCCTGATACAAAGCCAGAGGAATTGAAACCAACTCCTATTCAGAAAGTGCACATTGGCCGGAACGATCCCTGTCCCTGTGGCAGCGGGAAAAAATACAAGCAGTGTCATGGAAAAACCCAGGCTGCTGAAGCCGCTGAAGAAGAGGACAATAACTAGTGCCCGCTGCCTCCTCGGCAGTTAGGAGTTAGATGAATCTGTTCGCCTAACTCTGACCACTGGGTTGGAGTATGGCAACGGAGAGAGAGGGCATGAACCTCGCCTTGCAATTCTTCCTGCAACACACGGTAGACTTGTTGATGCCTTTTGACAGAATTAATTCCTTCAAAAGCAGCAGAGACGATTGTCACCTTAAAATGGGATTCTGATCCTGAGGGAACATTGTGTTGATGGCTCTCATTCTCCACTTGAAGAAAATCAGGTTCCAATTGATCTTGAAGTTTGTTTTCGATGCTTTGTTGGATTCGCATAGCTCTCTTGAATTGTGAAGTCGAAGGATTACCAATCCATCAGAATATGATTTCCAATAATGCAATAATACCTAAAAGGGATAAAAATGGGCGATAGTTTTGGTCACACCTTTCGAATAACAACTTGGGGTGAGTCGCATGGTGGAGGCGTGGGGGTTGTGATTGATGGCTGCCCAGCAGGGTTGCATATTGATCTGGAAGACATTCAAGGTGAACTGGATCGGAGAAAACCAGGGCAGAGTAAGATTACTACACAGCGTAAGGAATCCGATACTGCTAAAATCCTATCCGGCATCTTCGAAGGAAAAACTACTGGAACTGCCATCTCCATCATGGTGGATAACCAAGACGCCCGCCCGGAAGCTTATAAACATCTGAAAGAGATTTATCGTCCAAGCCATGCTGATTTTACCTACGATCAAAAGTATGGTTTCCGGAATTGGCAAGGTGGTGGTCGAGCCAGTGCACGTGAAACAATAGGTCGGGTTGCAGCCGGTGCTATCGCCCGGAAGCTTCTGCATCAACTGGGAGGTATCGAGACCTTGGCATGGGTTGAACAAATCCATGACATCCGAACCCTTATGGATCCTACGAGTGTGACCTTGGAACAAGTCGAAGCCAGTATGGTCCGCTGCCCAGATCAAGAAATCACTGAGCAAATGATCGCTTGTATCGATAAAGCTCGGATGTCAGGTGATAGCGTCGGTGGCCTGATCCGAGCCCAAGTCAGAAATACTCCTCCTGGTCTAGGTGAGCCTGTTTTTGACAAACTGACTGCAGATCTAGCGAAAGCATTGATGTCACTACCTGCGACCCGTGGTGTAGAATTTGGCCTTGGCTTCGACTCTGTCTTGATGCGTGGATCAGAACATAATGATCGTTTTCACACAGAAGATGGGCGTATTCAAACTGATACGAACCGATCTGGTGGTATTCAGGGAGGCATTAGTAATGGAGAAGTCATCGAACTAAGGGTAGCCTTTAAACCCACAGCAACGATCAATTTTGCCCAAGAGACTGTTACTCGTGAAGGCGAGAGTACCGAATTGCGAGCAAAAGGCCGGCATGATCCCTGTGTCTTGCCCAGAGCTGTCCCTATGGTTGAAGCAATGATCAATCTTGTTCTGCTGGACCATTGGTTGCGTAATCGCAATAAAAAACTCGCAGACTTAGAAGGATAAAACCTCCAAAATGCCGGTTCAAAACTCTTGGCTTTTCTTTTGCAGATTTTAACTAAACTGAGTGTGCTAAGACAAACTCACTCGATTTGCAAATAGGATTTGCCAGCAAGGTCTCATGAATCAGCAAAAAAAGTTTCAGGACACCCACCACTCTTCAGATTCTCTCAGCCAACGGATGATAATCCGTCGTTATCAACCAGCATCACGGCAGGGCTGGAATCCCTACCAACCGGCGATGTTTGTTGCAATGGGCGTAGTTTGTTTTGCTTGCTCGCTAGCGATACAGATACTCATCCTAAGCTAGCAATTAATGCCTTATGATATCTTCAACGGGGATGCTGACGGGCTCTGCGCCCTGCAGCAGTTGAGGCTTCATCGACCTTTAGAGGACTCTCACTTAGTCACTGGTCCCAAACGGGAGACCGCTCTTCTTCGCAAGATTCCTTTAGTTGATCCCACGGAAATTACTGTCTTAGATATTTCACTGCGTGCCAATCGTAGTGATGCAGAACGTCTCCTCCAAGACGGCCATCGACTGACCTACATTGACCATCACAACTCCGGTCCCATTCCTGAGCACAAGAATTTTATTAGCCATATTGATACAGATCCTGCTGTCTGCACAAGTGTCATAGTGGATCAAATGCTCGAGGGCAAATACAGAGATTGGGCGATTACAGCAGCCTTCGGAGATAACCTGATAGACACTGCAAAAACACTAGCACAGAAGACTAATCTAAATTCATCCCAAGTTGGAAAACTTCAGGAGTTGGGAGAACTCCTGAACTACAACGGCTATGGTCGGAAAGTCGAGGATCTCTGGTTTTCTCCTGAAGAACTGTTTCGGAAAATGCAAGGACACCAGAGTCCACTGGATTTCTACGGGCAGGCTCCAGAATTCTTGACTCTAAGAGAAGGGTATGCAGAGGACTTACGACACGCTGAAGAAACACAAACCATTTTTGAAAACTCAAATCTACACATCTATCAGTTGCCTGATGCAGCTTGGAGTCATCGAATCGTGGGTGCATTCAGTAATTTGTTGGCAAGAAATCAACCTGAACAAGCCCAGGTTGTGATGGTGGAAAAACCGGAAAAGACTCAGCTAGTCAGCGTTCGTTCTCCAAAAAAACACCCTTTTGGAGCTGATGAGATTTGTCTTCTGTTTGAAGGTGGTGGCAGACCAGCCGCTGCTGGAATCAATGACCTGCCATTGGCAAAATTTGAGGATTTTAAGCAGGCTTTAATCCAGCGATTTTGCGTCTGATTCTTCAGAGAACTCGTGACACATCCGATTTGGCTGTCCAGTCGAAAACAGCACCTGTCTCCAGAAATCTCCATTAGGATCAATCCGTTTTTTCTGCTGCACCACAGCTTCCAGCGGAACATGGGTGAAATGACTGTTCCAGTAACCAATCATAACGTCTGTACGACCAGCCATCCCTGCGTGTACAGCATGATCTGCAAGGTGATAACAGAAAATTGCATCATGTGGATTGGCAGGTAAAGATCGAATTAAATAGCTTGGTTCGATCAGTCGAACGCTAACAGGGGCCTTCCCTTCAAAATGCTTCTGAATACTCTCTTTTAGGAATAAGCCAATATCACTATAACGAATATTGCCTGAGGGATCTCTCTTTTCTACTCTGTTCGACATCAAGTATTGACCAGCACCCTCTGCAACGACGATCACCGAATGCGGATGCTGTCCTTTCTTCTGTTTCTCATCAAAACTATTTTTCATGGCCGCCATCATTCCTTCCGGGCCATGCAGGTCAAAGCGAACTTCTGGGATCAGCACAAAATTCACATCAGGACAGGCCAAAGAGGTATTTGCTGCAATAAACCCAGAATCACGACCCATCAACTTGATCACAACGACTCCATGGTCAGCCCCATAAGCTTCGACATGTGCTGATTGCACGGCTTCTACTGCCTTAGAAAAAGCAGTTTCAAATCCAAAGGTTTTTGAGCAGTAAGAAATGTCATTGTCGATCGTCTTTGGCACGCCAATTACAGCAATCTTGAGATCTCTAGCTTTGACTTCCTGGGCAATGGCATGCGCTCCTCTGAGAGTTCCGTCCCCACCAATACAAAACAGGATTTTAATTGTGTGCCGATCCAGGCAGTCTACAATCTCTCCGATATCTTGAGGCCCTCTTGAGCTTGAGA
The nucleotide sequence above comes from SAR324 cluster bacterium. Encoded proteins:
- the aroC gene encoding chorismate synthase; the encoded protein is MGDSFGHTFRITTWGESHGGGVGVVIDGCPAGLHIDLEDIQGELDRRKPGQSKITTQRKESDTAKILSGIFEGKTTGTAISIMVDNQDARPEAYKHLKEIYRPSHADFTYDQKYGFRNWQGGGRASARETIGRVAAGAIARKLLHQLGGIETLAWVEQIHDIRTLMDPTSVTLEQVEASMVRCPDQEITEQMIACIDKARMSGDSVGGLIRAQVRNTPPGLGEPVFDKLTADLAKALMSLPATRGVEFGLGFDSVLMRGSEHNDRFHTEDGRIQTDTNRSGGIQGGISNGEVIELRVAFKPTATINFAQETVTREGESTELRAKGRHDPCVLPRAVPMVEAMINLVLLDHWLRNRNKKLADLEG
- a CDS encoding DHH family phosphoesterase — protein: MPYDIFNGDADGLCALQQLRLHRPLEDSHLVTGPKRETALLRKIPLVDPTEITVLDISLRANRSDAERLLQDGHRLTYIDHHNSGPIPEHKNFISHIDTDPAVCTSVIVDQMLEGKYRDWAITAAFGDNLIDTAKTLAQKTNLNSSQVGKLQELGELLNYNGYGRKVEDLWFSPEELFRKMQGHQSPLDFYGQAPEFLTLREGYAEDLRHAEETQTIFENSNLHIYQLPDAAWSHRIVGAFSNLLARNQPEQAQVVMVEKPEKTQLVSVRSPKKHPFGADEICLLFEGGGRPAAAGINDLPLAKFEDFKQALIQRFCV
- a CDS encoding ATP-dependent 6-phosphofructokinase, which translates into the protein MNEQFVVPSLGNCRIQSPLPLSTSSQEDNFRFVEDSQRVLYQATFNNLNQHELFGGESPVSFEAAGPRAMTFFDASKVRAGIVTCGGLCPGINNVIRALVMQMYHNYSVRKIYGFRYGFQGFIPKYRHDIMELMPDSVVNIHHQGGSILSSSRGPQDIGEIVDCLDRHTIKILFCIGGDGTLRGAHAIAQEVKARDLKIAVIGVPKTIDNDISYCSKTFGFETAFSKAVEAVQSAHVEAYGADHGVVVIKLMGRDSGFIAANTSLACPDVNFVLIPEVRFDLHGPEGMMAAMKNSFDEKQKKGQHPHSVIVVAEGAGQYLMSNRVEKRDPSGNIRYSDIGLFLKESIQKHFEGKAPVSVRLIEPSYLIRSLPANPHDAIFCYHLADHAVHAGMAGRTDVMIGYWNSHFTHVPLEAVVQQKKRIDPNGDFWRQVLFSTGQPNRMCHEFSEESDAKSLD
- a CDS encoding BolA/IbaG family iron-sulfur metabolism protein, which gives rise to MRIQQSIENKLQDQLEPDFLQVENESHQHNVPSGSESHFKVTIVSAAFEGINSVKRHQQVYRVLQEELQGEVHALSLRCHTPTQWSELGEQIHLTPNCRGGSGH